The Streptomyces sp. P9-A4 genome contains a region encoding:
- a CDS encoding TetR/AcrR family transcriptional regulator — MVTSHSAAAARPAGVSLRRRGPVLERAILEAALEQLSSVGWNGLTMEGVAVGAQTGKAAVYRRWPSKEDLVADALRAGLPALGKAPDLGSVREDLYELCRRVRDVMYSKPGFALRAVLHECDAESAERFHELIVTGVTEPSARLFRDVVKQGVARGEVRADANDDLVLDVIPAMMMYRSKVCASEWSDGEIADLIDRIMVPLLRA; from the coding sequence ATGGTTACTTCGCACTCCGCGGCCGCCGCCCGGCCGGCGGGGGTGTCGCTGCGACGCCGCGGACCCGTACTCGAGCGGGCCATCCTGGAGGCCGCGCTGGAACAGCTGAGCAGCGTCGGATGGAACGGTCTGACCATGGAGGGTGTCGCGGTCGGCGCGCAGACGGGTAAAGCCGCGGTGTACCGTCGCTGGCCGTCCAAGGAAGACCTCGTCGCGGACGCCCTCCGGGCCGGACTGCCGGCGCTGGGGAAGGCGCCGGACCTCGGCAGCGTGCGCGAGGACCTGTACGAACTGTGCCGCCGGGTCCGTGACGTCATGTACTCCAAGCCCGGCTTCGCGCTTCGCGCCGTACTTCACGAATGCGATGCAGAATCCGCTGAGCGGTTCCATGAGCTGATCGTCACCGGGGTGACCGAGCCCTCCGCCCGCCTCTTCAGGGATGTTGTAAAGCAAGGGGTGGCAAGGGGTGAGGTGCGGGCCGACGCCAATGACGACCTGGTCCTCGATGTCATCCCCGCCATGATGATGTACCGATCGAAAGTGTGCGCAAGCGAATGGTCGGACGGTGAGATCGCCGATCTGATCGACCGGATCATGGTGCCGCTGCTGCGCGCCTGA
- a CDS encoding ribonuclease HII produces the protein MPYEAPTHTVERSLRATTGARIVAGVDEVGRGAWAGPVTVCAAVTGLRRPPEGLTDSKLITPKRRTALAVELERWVTAYALGDASPQEIDELGMTAALRLAAVRALEGLPVRPDAVILDGKHDYLGSPWQVRTVIKGDQSCIAVAAASVIAKVRRDAVMAELGAESGGYAAYAFGANAGYPSPVHKAALEELGPTPHHRLSWSYLDAMPRWSHLKKVRLSAEAAALESGGQLGFDF, from the coding sequence ATGCCGTACGAAGCACCCACCCACACCGTCGAGCGATCGCTCCGAGCCACCACCGGCGCCAGGATCGTCGCCGGAGTCGACGAGGTCGGACGCGGGGCGTGGGCCGGCCCGGTCACCGTGTGCGCGGCCGTCACCGGTCTCCGCAGGCCCCCCGAAGGCCTCACCGACTCCAAGCTGATCACCCCCAAGCGCCGTACCGCGCTCGCCGTGGAGCTGGAGCGCTGGGTCACGGCCTACGCGCTCGGCGACGCCTCTCCCCAGGAGATCGACGAGCTCGGCATGACCGCGGCCCTGAGGCTCGCGGCCGTCCGGGCTCTCGAAGGCCTCCCCGTACGGCCCGACGCCGTGATCCTCGACGGCAAGCACGACTACCTCGGCAGCCCCTGGCAGGTCCGTACGGTGATCAAGGGCGACCAGTCCTGCATCGCCGTGGCCGCCGCCTCCGTCATCGCGAAGGTCCGCAGGGACGCGGTCATGGCGGAGCTCGGGGCCGAGTCCGGGGGGTACGCGGCGTACGCGTTCGGTGCCAACGCGGGCTACCCTTCGCCGGTCCACAAAGCGGCGCTGGAAGAGCTGGGGCCCACCCCTCACCACCGTCTCTCCTGGTCGTACCTGGACGCGATGCCCAGGTGGAGCCACCTCAAAAAGGTCCGCCTCTCCGCGGAGGCGGCCGCGCTGGAGAGCGGGGGCCAACTCGGCTTCGACTTTTGA
- a CDS encoding RecQ family ATP-dependent DNA helicase: MTHADPLEDRAALRTAADAVLARLVSDPTGRARLREDQWRAIEALVADHRRALVVQRTGWGKSAVYFVATSLLRERGSGPTVIVSPLLALMRNQVEAAARAGIRARTINSSNTEEWDTVQEEVSAGEVDVLLVSPERLNNPDFRDQVLPRLAAATGLLVVDEAHCISDWGHDFRPDYRRLRTMLADLPSGVPVLATTATANARVTADVAEQLGTGAGTDALVLRGALDRESLSLGVVRLPDAAHRLAWLADHLGELPGSGIIYTLTVAAADEVTAYLRQCGHTVSSYTGRTENADRQQAEDDLQANRVKALVATSALGMGFDKPDLGFVVHLGSPSSPIAYYQQVGRAGRGVEHAEVLLLPGQEDEAIWRYFASVAFPPEEQVRRTIDVLAQAGRPLSLPALEPLVELRRTRLETMLKVLDVDGAVRRVKGGWESTGRPWAYDTERYAWVARQRAAEQQAMRDYAAATGCRMEFLRRQLDDEEAAPCGRCDNCAGSRFDPKVSDAALDAAKGELGRPGVEVEPRKMWPTGLAAVGVDLKGRIPVGEQAFGGRALGRLSDIGWGNRLRPLLSDGAADGRVPDDVVQAVVAVLADWAKGPGGWASGAPDAPARPAGVVTVASRRRPRLVGSLGERISEIGRMPLLGAVEYAPEAEEVRLSRTNSAQRVMGLQRSLTVSAELAGRLTEAGGPVLLVDDLSDSGWTLAVAARLLRRAGAEGVFPLVLAVQG, from the coding sequence ATGACCCACGCAGATCCGCTCGAAGACCGTGCCGCGCTCCGGACCGCCGCCGACGCCGTGCTTGCCCGTCTCGTCTCCGACCCGACGGGCAGGGCGAGACTGCGCGAGGACCAGTGGCGGGCCATCGAGGCTCTGGTCGCCGACCATCGCCGGGCCCTGGTGGTGCAGCGGACCGGCTGGGGCAAGTCGGCGGTCTACTTCGTCGCGACCTCGCTGCTCCGCGAGCGTGGCAGCGGCCCGACCGTGATCGTCTCCCCGCTGCTCGCCCTCATGCGCAACCAGGTGGAGGCGGCGGCCCGGGCGGGCATCCGCGCCCGGACGATCAACTCGTCGAACACGGAGGAGTGGGACACGGTCCAGGAGGAGGTGTCCGCCGGCGAGGTGGACGTGCTGCTGGTGAGCCCGGAGCGGCTCAACAATCCCGACTTCCGCGACCAGGTGCTTCCGCGCCTCGCCGCCGCGACCGGTCTGCTGGTGGTCGACGAGGCGCACTGCATCTCGGACTGGGGGCACGACTTCCGGCCCGACTACCGCAGGTTGCGCACGATGTTGGCCGATCTGCCGTCCGGAGTTCCGGTGCTGGCGACGACGGCGACGGCGAACGCGCGGGTGACGGCCGATGTGGCCGAACAGCTCGGTACGGGGGCGGGCACGGACGCGCTCGTGCTGCGGGGAGCGCTGGACCGGGAGAGCCTGAGTCTGGGCGTGGTCAGGCTGCCGGACGCCGCCCACCGTCTGGCCTGGCTGGCCGATCACCTCGGCGAGCTGCCGGGTTCCGGCATCATCTACACGCTCACGGTCGCCGCGGCGGACGAGGTCACGGCCTATCTGCGCCAGTGCGGGCACACGGTGTCCTCGTACACGGGCCGGACGGAGAACGCCGATCGGCAGCAGGCGGAGGACGACCTGCAGGCCAACCGGGTCAAGGCCCTCGTGGCGACCTCCGCTCTCGGCATGGGCTTCGACAAGCCGGACCTGGGCTTCGTGGTGCATCTCGGATCGCCGTCGTCCCCGATCGCCTACTACCAGCAGGTCGGCCGGGCCGGACGCGGGGTCGAGCACGCCGAGGTGCTGCTCCTGCCCGGTCAGGAGGACGAGGCGATCTGGCGGTACTTCGCCTCGGTCGCCTTCCCGCCGGAGGAGCAGGTGCGCCGCACCATCGACGTGCTCGCGCAGGCCGGGCGACCGTTGTCCCTGCCCGCCCTGGAGCCCTTGGTGGAGCTGCGCAGGACACGGCTGGAGACGATGCTCAAGGTCCTGGACGTGGACGGCGCTGTGCGACGGGTGAAGGGAGGCTGGGAGAGCACCGGCCGGCCCTGGGCGTACGACACCGAGCGGTACGCCTGGGTGGCGCGGCAGCGGGCCGCCGAGCAGCAGGCGATGCGCGACTACGCGGCGGCGACGGGCTGCCGGATGGAATTCCTGCGGCGCCAGCTGGACGACGAGGAGGCCGCTCCGTGCGGTCGCTGTGACAACTGCGCGGGCAGCCGATTCGATCCGAAGGTGTCCGACGCCGCGCTCGACGCCGCGAAGGGCGAGCTGGGCCGGCCGGGTGTGGAGGTCGAGCCCCGGAAGATGTGGCCGACGGGGCTGGCCGCGGTCGGGGTCGATCTGAAGGGCCGTATCCCGGTCGGTGAGCAGGCGTTCGGCGGACGGGCGCTGGGGCGGCTCTCGGACATCGGCTGGGGCAACCGGCTGCGTCCGCTGCTTTCCGACGGCGCGGCGGACGGGCGCGTTCCGGACGATGTCGTGCAGGCGGTCGTGGCAGTGCTCGCCGACTGGGCCAAGGGGCCCGGCGGCTGGGCCTCCGGGGCGCCGGACGCGCCGGCCAGACCCGCCGGTGTGGTCACGGTCGCCTCGCGTCGCAGGCCGCGGCTGGTGGGTTCGCTCGGGGAGCGGATCTCCGAGATCGGCCGGATGCCCCTGCTCGGCGCGGTGGAGTACGCGCCCGAGGCGGAGGAGGTGCGGCTGTCCCGGACCAACAGCGCCCAGCGGGTGATGGGGCTGCAGCGCTCACTGACGGTCTCCGCCGAGCTGGCCGGGCGGTTGACCGAGGCCGGGGGGCCGGTGCTTCTCGTCGACGACCTGTCCGACAGCGGCTGGACCCTGGCGGTGGCCGCACGGCTGCTGCGCCGGGCCGGAGCGGAAGGGGTGTTTCCGCTGGTGCTCGCCGTCCAAGGGTGA